Proteins encoded by one window of Sphingomonas ginkgonis:
- a CDS encoding acyl-CoA carboxylase subunit beta has translation MATTIEELDSRREAARLGGGQRRIDAQHAKGRLTARERLSVLLDEGSFEEVDMFVEHNCADFGMQDQKYPGDGVVTGSGTINGRLVFVFAQDFTVFGGSLSERHAQKICKIMDAAMKVGAPVIGLNDSGGARIQEGVASLAGYAEVFQRNVLASGVVPQLSLIMGPCAGGAVYSLAMTDFIFMVKDSSYMFVTGPDVVKTVTNEVVTQEELGGAVTHTTKSGVADLAFENDIEALLMAREFFDYLPLSNRHPVPVRPTTDPWDRRDDSLDTLIPPSATTPYDMHELIRKVADEGEFFEVQPTHAANIITGFCRIEGHTVGVVANQPLVLAGVLDINSAKKAGRFVRFCDAFDIPLLTFVDVPGFLPGVGQEHNGIIKHGAKLLFAYAEATVPKITVITRKAYGGAYDVMASKHLRGDLNYAWPTAEIAVMGAKGAVEIIFRGKTTEEIAERTREYEERFANPFVAASKGFIDEVIMPHSTRRRVALGLRKLRDKQLENPWKKHDNIPL, from the coding sequence ATGGCCACCACCATCGAAGAGCTCGACAGCCGGCGCGAGGCCGCTCGGCTCGGGGGCGGCCAGCGGCGGATCGACGCGCAGCACGCCAAGGGGCGGCTGACCGCGCGTGAACGGCTCTCGGTGCTGCTCGACGAGGGCAGCTTCGAGGAGGTCGACATGTTCGTCGAGCACAACTGCGCCGATTTCGGCATGCAGGACCAGAAATATCCCGGTGACGGGGTGGTGACCGGTTCGGGCACGATCAACGGGCGGCTGGTGTTCGTCTTCGCGCAGGATTTCACCGTGTTCGGCGGCTCGCTGTCGGAACGCCACGCTCAGAAGATCTGCAAGATCATGGACGCGGCGATGAAGGTGGGCGCGCCGGTGATCGGCCTCAACGACAGCGGCGGCGCGCGCATCCAGGAGGGCGTCGCGAGCCTCGCCGGCTATGCCGAGGTGTTCCAGCGCAACGTGCTCGCCAGCGGCGTCGTCCCCCAGCTCTCGCTGATCATGGGTCCGTGCGCGGGCGGCGCGGTCTATTCGCTGGCGATGACCGACTTCATCTTCATGGTGAAGGACTCGAGCTACATGTTCGTCACCGGTCCGGACGTGGTGAAGACGGTGACCAACGAAGTGGTGACCCAGGAAGAGCTGGGCGGCGCGGTCACCCACACCACCAAGTCGGGCGTCGCCGACCTCGCCTTCGAGAACGACATCGAGGCGCTGCTGATGGCGCGCGAGTTCTTCGACTATCTGCCGCTGTCCAACCGCCACCCGGTGCCGGTGCGGCCGACCACCGACCCGTGGGACCGCCGCGACGACAGCCTCGACACGCTGATCCCGCCCTCGGCGACCACGCCCTACGACATGCACGAGCTCATCCGGAAGGTCGCCGACGAGGGCGAGTTCTTCGAGGTGCAGCCGACCCACGCCGCCAACATCATCACCGGCTTCTGCCGGATCGAGGGGCACACGGTCGGAGTCGTCGCCAATCAGCCGCTGGTGCTCGCCGGCGTGCTCGACATCAACAGCGCGAAGAAGGCCGGCCGCTTCGTCCGCTTCTGCGACGCCTTCGACATCCCACTGCTGACCTTCGTCGACGTGCCGGGTTTCCTCCCCGGCGTCGGCCAAGAGCATAACGGGATCATCAAGCACGGCGCCAAGCTGCTGTTCGCCTATGCCGAGGCGACGGTGCCCAAGATCACGGTGATCACCCGCAAGGCCTATGGCGGGGCCTATGACGTCATGGCGTCGAAGCACCTGCGCGGCGACTTGAACTATGCCTGGCCGACCGCCGAGATCGCGGTGATGGGCGCCAAGGGCGCGGTCGAAATCATCTTCCGCGGCAAAACGACGGAAGAGATCGCCGAGCGCACCCGCGAATATGAGGAGCGCTTCGCCAACCCGTTCGTGGCGGCAAGCAAGGGCTTCATCGACGAGGTGATCATGCCCCACTCGACCCGCCGCCGCGTCGCGCTTGGGCTCCGCAAGCTGCGCGACAAGCAGCTCGAGAACCCGTGGAAGAAACACGACAACATTCCGCTGTGA
- the glf gene encoding UDP-galactopyranose mutase, whose product MYNGVPVPAGSLGGDRAPPPGNRPSLICFSHLRWDFVFQRPQHLMSRFAKTQPVFFWEEPLPASAGESPTLEIRQANNAPGLTIVTPRLPDGLDETARNTVLKGLLDEFVASTVKNEIIRWYYTPMMLPFSRHLDAVATVYDAMDELSAFRFAPKELLDLEKELLASSDVVFTGGYSLYESKKQRHGNVHPFPSSVDRAHFAQARGSIAEPADQQAFKGPKAGFYGVLDERFDTELLGQIAAMRPDLQFIMIGPVVKISDEDLPKADNIHYLGGKSYDELPAYLSGWDVALMPFAINEATRFISPTKTPEYLAAGRPVVSTPIRDVKRHYERVNGVRIAGTAEQFVDGIDKALELSRSGPDWLAEVDLHLADMSWDTTQARMAALVSQAIEKEPAPERPALVSVATHMPTARKYDYLVVGCGFAGSVLAERLASQHGARVLMLDKRDHIAGNAYDEKDAAGILYHKYGPHIFHANSDEIVSYLSQFTEWRPYEHKVLASVRDQLVPIPINRTTLNMLFNAGLKNDEEAAAFLASRAEPVKDIRTSEDVVINAVGRELYELFFRGYTRKQWGLDPSELDKQVTSRIPTRTNTDDRYFNDVHQIMPLEGYTRMFERMLDHPLIDKSLGTDFRDVRDEVNAAHIIYTGPIDEYFDWKFGKLPYRSLRFVHSTIDKEEFQPVAVVNYPSPDIPYTRISEYKHLTGQVHPQTSITLEYPAAEGDPYYPIPREENQRLFKQYEALADATPGVTFVGRLATYRYYNMDQIVGQALSTFRKMDAARASTKGSSRELRMAM is encoded by the coding sequence ATGTATAATGGCGTCCCGGTTCCTGCCGGCAGCCTTGGCGGGGATCGAGCCCCGCCGCCCGGCAATCGTCCGTCCCTCATCTGCTTCTCGCATCTGCGCTGGGATTTCGTCTTCCAGCGGCCGCAGCACCTGATGAGCCGCTTCGCCAAGACCCAGCCCGTCTTCTTCTGGGAAGAGCCGCTCCCCGCTTCCGCCGGTGAATCGCCCACGCTGGAGATCCGCCAGGCCAACAACGCGCCCGGTCTCACCATCGTCACCCCGCGCCTTCCCGACGGTCTCGACGAGACCGCGCGCAACACGGTGCTGAAGGGTCTGCTCGACGAGTTCGTCGCCTCGACCGTCAAGAACGAGATCATCCGCTGGTACTACACCCCGATGATGCTGCCCTTCTCGCGGCATCTCGACGCGGTCGCCACCGTCTATGACGCGATGGACGAGCTCAGCGCGTTCCGCTTCGCGCCGAAGGAACTGCTCGACCTCGAGAAGGAGCTGCTGGCCAGCTCCGACGTCGTCTTCACCGGCGGCTACTCGCTCTACGAGAGCAAGAAGCAGCGCCACGGCAATGTCCACCCCTTCCCCTCGTCGGTCGACCGCGCGCATTTCGCGCAGGCTCGCGGCTCGATCGCGGAGCCGGCCGACCAGCAGGCCTTCAAGGGCCCCAAGGCGGGCTTCTACGGCGTGCTTGACGAGCGGTTCGACACCGAGCTGCTCGGCCAGATCGCCGCGATGCGACCGGACCTCCAGTTCATCATGATCGGTCCGGTCGTGAAGATCAGCGACGAAGACCTGCCCAAGGCCGACAACATCCACTATCTCGGCGGCAAGAGCTACGACGAGCTTCCGGCCTATCTGTCGGGCTGGGACGTCGCCCTGATGCCGTTCGCGATCAACGAGGCGACCCGCTTCATCTCGCCGACCAAGACTCCGGAATATCTGGCCGCCGGCCGCCCGGTCGTCTCGACCCCGATCCGCGACGTCAAGCGCCACTATGAGCGCGTCAACGGCGTCCGCATCGCGGGGACTGCCGAGCAGTTCGTCGACGGCATCGACAAGGCGCTCGAGCTGTCGCGCTCGGGCCCCGACTGGCTCGCCGAGGTCGACCTCCACCTCGCCGACATGAGCTGGGACACGACCCAGGCCCGCATGGCGGCGCTGGTCAGCCAGGCCATCGAAAAGGAACCGGCCCCGGAGCGTCCGGCGCTGGTCTCGGTCGCCACTCACATGCCGACCGCGCGCAAGTACGACTATCTGGTCGTCGGCTGCGGCTTCGCCGGCTCGGTCCTCGCCGAGCGGCTGGCCTCGCAGCATGGCGCCCGCGTGCTGATGCTCGACAAGCGCGATCACATCGCCGGCAACGCCTATGACGAGAAGGATGCGGCGGGCATCCTCTACCACAAGTACGGCCCGCACATCTTCCACGCCAACAGCGACGAGATCGTCTCCTACCTGTCGCAGTTCACCGAGTGGCGGCCCTACGAGCACAAGGTGCTCGCCAGCGTCCGCGACCAGTTGGTGCCAATTCCGATCAACCGCACCACGCTCAACATGCTGTTCAACGCCGGGCTCAAGAACGACGAGGAGGCCGCGGCCTTTCTCGCCTCGCGCGCCGAACCGGTGAAGGACATTCGCACCTCGGAGGACGTGGTCATCAACGCCGTCGGGCGCGAGCTCTACGAGCTGTTCTTCCGCGGCTACACCCGCAAGCAGTGGGGCCTTGATCCGTCGGAGCTCGACAAGCAGGTGACCAGCCGGATCCCAACCCGGACCAACACCGACGACCGCTACTTCAACGACGTGCACCAGATCATGCCGCTGGAGGGCTACACCCGGATGTTCGAGCGGATGCTCGACCACCCGCTGATCGACAAGTCGCTCGGCACCGACTTCCGCGACGTGCGGGACGAGGTGAACGCCGCGCACATCATCTACACCGGCCCGATCGACGAATATTTCGACTGGAAGTTCGGCAAGCTGCCCTACCGGTCGCTGCGGTTCGTCCATTCGACGATCGACAAGGAGGAGTTCCAGCCGGTCGCGGTGGTCAACTACCCGAGCCCGGACATCCCCTACACCCGGATCAGCGAGTACAAGCATCTGACCGGTCAGGTGCACCCGCAGACCAGCATCACGCTGGAATATCCGGCGGCCGAGGGCGATCCCTACTACCCCATCCCGCGCGAGGAGAACCAGCGTCTCTTCAAGCAGTATGAGGCACTGGCGGATGCGACCCCGGGGGTGACCTTCGTCGGCCGCCTGGCGACCTACCGCTACTACAACATGGACCAGATCGTCGGGCAGGCGCTCAGCACCTTCCGCAAGATGGATGCGGCCCGCGCCTCGACCAAGGGCAGCAGCCGCGAACTTCGAATGGCGATGTAA
- a CDS encoding histidine phosphatase family protein codes for MNAEQQIFWPERLWLVRHGQSQGNVARDLATEQGLATIGIEIRDVDVPLSDLGHEQAAAAGRWFAALPDEQKPQVILSSPYLRARQTAQAICEAGGRSGGKARTVIDERLREREFGVFDGLTTLGIRQQYPEEAAHRTRLGKFYHRPPGGESWADVILRLRSALNSINLQYSGKRVLIVCHQVVVLCMRYILEELSEQDILSIDKQAEILNCGICAFDFETEELACAPKLALWNHAAPLEQENAPVTSEPDKMVASR; via the coding sequence ATGAACGCCGAGCAACAAATCTTCTGGCCGGAGCGGCTGTGGCTGGTCCGGCATGGGCAGAGCCAGGGCAACGTCGCGCGCGACCTCGCCACCGAGCAGGGGCTGGCGACGATCGGGATCGAGATCCGCGACGTCGACGTGCCGCTGTCCGACCTCGGGCACGAGCAGGCCGCCGCCGCCGGCCGCTGGTTCGCCGCGCTGCCCGACGAGCAGAAGCCGCAGGTCATCCTATCCTCGCCCTACCTCCGCGCGCGCCAGACCGCGCAGGCGATCTGCGAGGCGGGCGGGCGGAGCGGCGGCAAGGCGCGCACCGTCATCGACGAGCGACTGCGCGAGCGCGAGTTCGGCGTGTTCGACGGGCTGACCACGCTTGGGATTCGCCAGCAATATCCGGAGGAGGCGGCGCACCGCACCCGGCTCGGCAAGTTCTATCATCGCCCCCCGGGCGGCGAGAGCTGGGCCGACGTCATTCTCCGCTTGCGCAGCGCGCTCAACAGCATCAACCTCCAATACAGCGGCAAGCGGGTGCTGATCGTCTGCCACCAGGTGGTGGTGCTGTGCATGCGCTACATCCTCGAGGAACTGAGCGAGCAGGACATCCTCTCGATCGACAAGCAGGCCGAGATCCTCAACTGCGGCATCTGCGCCTTCGACTTCGAGACGGAGGAACTGGCCTGCGCGCCCAAGCTGGCGTTGTGGAACCACGCCGCGCCGCTCGAGCAGGAGAATGCGCCGGTCACCTCCGAGCCCGACAAGATGGTCGCCAGCCGGTGA